The genomic segment GTCGAGGTATTCGGTCGTCCAGTCCTCGGCCGTCGCGGCCACGACGCGTGGATCGGCGGCCATGGCGGCGGCATCGCCGCGCACCGCACAGCCGGCGGCGATCAGGGCGTCGACGAGGGCCGGCAAGTGCGCGCGCGGCGCGCTGGCGTCGACGAGCAGCTTTTCGGCCGCGCCGCAGATGCCGGTGCGGCGCATCTTGGCGTTGACGACGATGGAACGGGCCATGTCGAGGTCGGCTTCGGCATGGACGTAAACGTGGCAGATGCCCTCGAGATGGGCGAAAACCGGCACCCGGGCCTCGCGCTGGATGCGTTCGACGAGGCTGCGACCGCCGCGCGGCACGATCACGTCGATGGCCCCGTCGAGACCCGTGAGCATGGCGCCGACAGCGGCGCGGTCGGTCGTCGGAACGAGTTGAATGGCGTCCTGCGGCAGGCCGGCCTCGCCGAGGCCGCACCGCAGCGCGGAATGAATGGCCGTGGCGGAGTGGAAGGCGTCGGAGCCGGTGCGCAGGATCGCCGCGTTGCCGGCCTTGAGGCAGAGGGCACCGGCGTCCGCCGTCACGTTGGGACGGCTCTCGAAGATGACGCCGACCACACCCAAGGGCGTGCGCACCCGCGCGATGTCGAGACCGTTCGGGCGCTGCCAGCGTGCGATGACCCTGCCGACGGGATCGTCGAGCCGTGCGATGTTCTCGAGGCTCGCGCAGATGGCGGCAAGGCGCGCCCGATCGAGCCGCAGACGGTCGAGGAAAGAGGCCGGCCGGCCGGCGGCCTCGGCCAGGGTGAGGTCGCGGGCGTTGGCGGCGATGATCCCTTCGGCCGAGGCCTCGATCGCGCTCGCCATCGCGCGCAAGGCGGCGTCCTTGCGGTCAGCGGGGGCCAGGGCCAGCGCACGTGCGGCGGCGCGGGCCTTGCCGCCGATATCGCGCATCAGGACCTCGAGGGCCGGCTCGGCGTTTCCGTCCACGTCAGGTTCCCTCGTTCTCGCGCGGTGCCGCCTGGACGGCCCGCGTCAATACCATGTTGTCGCGGTGGACGAGTTCGGTGCGGCCAGCATAGCCGAGCTCGGCCACGATGGCGGGCGTGCTCCGGCCCATGATACGACGGGCGTCGTCGCTCGAATAGGCAACGAGGCCACGCGCGATCTCGGCTCCGTCGAGCGCGCGCACGACGACTGCGTCGCCGCG from the Hyphomicrobiales bacterium genome contains:
- a CDS encoding glutamate-5-semialdehyde dehydrogenase; translation: MRDIGGKARAAARALALAPADRKDAALRAMASAIEASAEGIIAANARDLTLAEAAGRPASFLDRLRLDRARLAAICASLENIARLDDPVGRVIARWQRPNGLDIARVRTPLGVVGVIFESRPNVTADAGALCLKAGNAAILRTGSDAFHSATAIHSALRCGLGEAGLPQDAIQLVPTTDRAAVGAMLTGLDGAIDVIVPRGGRSLVERIQREARVPVFAHLEGICHVYVHAEADLDMARSIVVNAKMRRTGICGAAEKLLVDASAPRAHLPALVDALIAAGCAVRGDAAAMAADPRVVAATAEDWTTEYLDAIITVGVVDGLGAAIAHIARHGSAHTDAIVTEDGAAAERFLAEVDSAIVLHNASTQFADGGEFGMGAEIGIATGRLHARGPVGVEQLTSFKYQVRGCGQTRP